Proteins from one Malaya genurostris strain Urasoe2022 chromosome 2, Malgen_1.1, whole genome shotgun sequence genomic window:
- the LOC131432288 gene encoding serine/arginine repetitive matrix protein 1-like produces MDEISLTDLRLRFFGPTLDESVFYGIDCLLEFFETKYNRFSEEEFRLAAAERIGSKKSISDLNLYKSCHDVSAGGSKNGCSSASQGTLDIPKTIDGSVASSETSSPNDPRKTSISFTESRRRESDPSYGKSSPNESRKTSISFTESPRRESDPSSEKYSTNDSRKAPLSISESPKTESARSSIQDSKRSSNISQPASVPADPCCFSGEYQIPEGSKDKIVDSKNSSRRSSKEEKISTKKRTQTSTPIHKEPFKPFRSYKPSNSTDSGSKTKSFSGSKILDKLKKDLANSTIANIKTSQSVPENTVPDSPPPPPPRKRISSSCANSHYRSPPKAPSRRPKQIRSRWALARVNEFDDGAKTYDIILDDTLEQKLTKMPTDFHPEVVFATLPDGSAVSYRFTKEKKCQNTNSKH; encoded by the exons ATG GACGAAATAAGCCTTACCGATTTGAGACTCCGTTTCTTTGGACCTACGCTGGACGAAAGTGTATTTTACggaatcgattgtttgttggAGTTTTTTGAAACCAAATACAATCGTTTTTCGGAAGAGGAATTTAGACTGGCTGCAGCCGAAAGGATCGGGTCCAAAAAGTCCATCAGCGATTTAAATTTGTACAAATCTTGTCACGATGTGAGTGCTGGTGGTTCCAAGAACGGATGTTCTTCAGCATCGCAAGGCACACTTGACATACCGAAAACTATCGATGGTTCGGTAGCGTCATCGGAAACAAGTTCTCCGAACGATCCGCGAAAAACATCTATCAGTTTTACGGAGTCTCGCAGGAGAGAAAGTGATCCGAGTTACGGAAAAAGTTCTCCGAATGAATCACGAAAAACATCTATCAGTTTTACGGAGTCTCCCAGGAGGGAAAGTGACCCGAGTTCAGAAAAATATTCTACGAATGATTCGAGAAAAGCGCCGCTCAGTATTTCGGAATCTCCCAAGACGGAAAGTGCACGCAGCTCGATTCAAGATTCCAAAAGATCATCCAACATTTCTCAACCAGCAAGCGTTCCAGCCGATCCGTGTTGCTTCTCCGGAGAGTATCAGATTCCCGAAGGTTCTAAGGATAAAATAGTCGATTCGAAAAATTCCTCTAGAAGATCCTCTAAGGAGGAGAAAATTTCTACAAAGAAGCG CACACAAACCTCAACTCCGATACACAAGGAACCATTCAAACCATTCCGTTCGTACAAACCATCAAACTCAACAGATAGTGGCAGCAAGACTAAATCCTTTTCCGGTAGTAAAA TTCTGGATAAGTTGAAAAAAGACCTTGCCAACAGTACCATCGCCAACATAAAAACCAGCCAGTCCGTACCGGAAAACACTGTGCCTGATTCACCACCACCTCCACCACCCAGGAAACGAATATCGTCCTCATGTGCCAACAGCCATTACCGCAGTCCACCGAAAGCACCCTCCCGGCGACCCAAGCAGATCCGGAGCAGATGGGCTCTAGCTCGAGTAAACGAATTCGATGATGGAGCCAAAACCTACGACATCATCTTGGATGACACTTTGGAACAAAAATTGACGAAAATGCCAACGGATTTTCATCCCGAGGTCGTTTTTGCCACACTTCCGGATGGCTCTGCGGTGTCCTATCGATTtacgaaggaaaaaaaatg